One window of Chryseobacterium indologenes genomic DNA carries:
- a CDS encoding SMUG2 DNA glycosylase family protein, producing the protein MNTTFADHVIEFNKNLSYRGNLPNGFEVLNPYLDNPETLTVMQKFYHKYYNDSAQRKFIIGINPSRHGAGVTGVPFTDTKRLESICGIKMKSARTHEVSSVFMYDMIEEYGGADLFYKDIYINSPFPLAIVRKTKNGWLNANYYDDKELFEAVKSFMIESLKKHISLNLDTSEVFVLGKKNADFILKLNKEAKLFDTMTVLEHPRYIQQYKSKEKQLYIDKYILALKKQNP; encoded by the coding sequence ATGAATACTACTTTTGCAGATCATGTCATCGAGTTCAATAAAAACCTTAGCTATAGAGGAAATCTTCCCAACGGCTTTGAAGTTCTGAACCCCTATCTGGATAATCCTGAAACATTGACGGTCATGCAGAAGTTTTATCACAAATATTATAACGATTCAGCCCAGAGAAAATTCATTATTGGAATCAACCCTAGCCGTCATGGAGCAGGGGTTACAGGCGTTCCGTTTACCGATACTAAAAGACTCGAAAGTATTTGTGGTATAAAAATGAAATCTGCCCGTACTCATGAAGTTTCTTCCGTTTTTATGTATGATATGATTGAAGAATATGGCGGCGCAGATCTTTTCTATAAAGATATTTATATCAATTCTCCGTTTCCGCTGGCTATCGTAAGAAAAACAAAAAATGGATGGCTTAATGCCAATTATTATGATGATAAAGAACTGTTCGAGGCTGTGAAGAGCTTTATGATTGAATCTCTGAAGAAACATATCAGTCTCAATCTGGATACCTCGGAGGTTTTTGTTCTGGGTAAAAAGAATGCTGACTTTATTTTAAAATTAAACAAAGAAGCAAAACTATTTGATACCATGACTGTTCTGGAACATCCCAGATACATTCAGCAGTACAAATCAAAAGAAAAACAGCTGTATATAGATAAATATATTCTGGCATTGAAAAAACAAAACCCTTAA
- a CDS encoding bacteriocin-like protein, giving the protein MKNLKKLSRHELRSLKGAGPNWSCVLNPCPPGSCCLPGRWPDIARACYICADS; this is encoded by the coding sequence ATGAAAAACTTAAAAAAACTTTCAAGACACGAGTTGAGATCTCTTAAAGGAGCCGGGCCAAACTGGTCTTGTGTCCTTAATCCTTGTCCTCCCGGAAGCTGTTGTCTCCCTGGAAGATGGCCTGATATTGCAAGAGCATGTTATATATGTGCCGATTCTTAG
- a CDS encoding winged helix-turn-helix domain-containing protein, with product MIKINQLNKEFESRVRLGIMSVLMVNDWVDFSEMKGLLGITDGNLASHSNALEKAGYIEVKKEFVGKKPKTSYRVTQNGRQAFTEHLDALEKLLGR from the coding sequence ATGATCAAAATAAATCAACTCAATAAAGAATTCGAAAGCCGTGTAAGACTGGGCATTATGTCCGTTCTTATGGTCAACGACTGGGTTGATTTTTCTGAAATGAAAGGCTTGCTTGGAATTACAGATGGAAATCTGGCCAGTCACAGCAACGCGTTGGAGAAAGCAGGATATATTGAAGTGAAAAAAGAGTTTGTCGGGAAAAAGCCCAAGACATCTTACCGTGTTACACAAAATGGACGGCAGGCATTTACAGAACATTTGGATGCTCTTGAAAAACTGTTGGGACGATAG
- a CDS encoding phage tail protein: MEEYIGIVKLFAGNFAPRGWMFCDGSLISISRNSALFSILGTTYGGDGITTFALPNLKGRMALGAGNVNANEFYPLGVVSGTTQNTLLTSNLPSIGGGFQLKVANKNANSSTPTATSSIAISGTQVGRDFNVVSSFINDSNPDTVINGQSISFVGQNLPVNNMPPYLGLNYIICVEGIYPPRD, encoded by the coding sequence ATGGAAGAGTACATTGGAATTGTAAAGTTATTTGCAGGAAATTTCGCGCCTAGAGGCTGGATGTTTTGCGACGGAAGTTTAATAAGCATTTCAAGAAATTCGGCCTTATTCTCTATTTTAGGAACAACTTACGGAGGAGATGGTATCACTACTTTTGCTCTGCCTAATTTAAAAGGACGTATGGCTTTGGGAGCGGGAAATGTAAATGCTAACGAGTTTTATCCTTTGGGGGTGGTATCCGGTACTACACAGAATACTCTTTTAACTTCAAATCTTCCAAGCATCGGAGGTGGATTTCAATTGAAAGTTGCCAATAAGAACGCCAACTCATCAACCCCTACTGCAACATCATCCATTGCCATCTCAGGAACGCAGGTAGGAAGAGATTTCAACGTGGTGTCAAGCTTTATAAATGATTCTAATCCTGACACCGTGATTAACGGACAGAGCATTTCTTTTGTAGGACAAAATTTACCAGTGAATAATATGCCTCCTTATCTGGGTTTAAATTATATCATCTGTGTTGAAGGTATTTATCCTCCAAGAGATTAA
- a CDS encoding DUF4241 domain-containing protein, giving the protein MNQNWMQKWEEVKNILICPTDLETYFTSDEILGQKMETMEIGNVSLPSGKVVVRDPLVSLNANQSPYFIQAPKGNFPVTIAVVKSEDWGERYAVVKVEFTKEKPVVYREALVGIEELEDVAEDDFFGFGVDAGLGCITDKEVLPFVDQFVDQLGVNNVYDDYFADLFSQSYKNNPSNQREAGDWINWTIPGTSYQIPMFASGFGDGTYPVYFAYDANEEICGLYIQFIDIELALSDEDEDEDEDSDDDQPENFVFLKN; this is encoded by the coding sequence ATGAACCAAAACTGGATGCAAAAGTGGGAAGAAGTGAAAAATATTTTGATTTGTCCTACAGATCTCGAAACGTATTTTACTTCTGATGAAATTCTTGGACAGAAAATGGAGACGATGGAGATAGGAAATGTTTCTCTTCCTTCAGGAAAAGTGGTGGTAAGAGATCCGTTGGTTTCTTTAAATGCCAATCAATCACCTTATTTTATTCAGGCTCCAAAAGGAAATTTTCCTGTGACCATTGCTGTGGTAAAATCTGAAGATTGGGGAGAAAGATATGCTGTTGTAAAGGTTGAATTTACTAAAGAAAAACCTGTTGTTTACAGAGAAGCCTTAGTGGGAATTGAAGAATTGGAGGACGTAGCTGAAGACGATTTTTTTGGTTTCGGAGTAGATGCTGGTTTAGGTTGTATTACTGATAAAGAAGTACTTCCTTTTGTAGATCAATTTGTAGATCAATTAGGGGTCAACAACGTGTATGATGATTATTTTGCCGATCTTTTTTCACAGAGTTATAAAAATAATCCTAGCAATCAGAGAGAAGCAGGAGACTGGATCAATTGGACGATTCCTGGTACCAGTTATCAGATTCCAATGTTTGCAAGTGGTTTTGGTGATGGTACTTATCCTGTTTACTTCGCGTATGATGCTAACGAAGAAATTTGTGGTTTATACATTCAATTCATTGATATTGAATTGGCTTTAAGTGACGAAGATGAGGACGAAGACGAGGATAGTGATGACGATCAACCTGAAAATTTTGTTTTCCTTAAAAATTAA
- a CDS encoding T9SS type A sorting domain-containing protein has translation MKSTTFLTICSLLISIFSFGQTSTEQFETESHGSTSFTDNGVIFNIISHVSVFDIQGNYPGTGWSGTANDNRYIDNSNDSQFPPSFSIKTTSNLFKVNRFWMYLSALNLDLNVAGTLTVTGKLSGVTKFTQTKTTGFVTSLGSTNGYTLIDLTNLNGQNYSNIVIDELQITAGGAFRYVALDAFTWVKDSNIVLGTSEAKSTQKNLTIYPNPTNGPLSIATEKASEAKIYSVDGKMLKTIQTQRGNNEINISDLPKGVYIIKTATESTKVIKN, from the coding sequence ATGAAAAGCACTACTTTTTTAACAATTTGTAGTCTGCTCATTTCAATTTTCTCATTCGGGCAGACCAGTACAGAACAATTTGAAACGGAATCACACGGAAGTACAAGCTTCACTGACAATGGAGTCATTTTCAACATCATTTCACATGTAAGTGTTTTTGACATTCAGGGAAATTACCCGGGAACAGGCTGGAGCGGAACAGCAAACGACAACAGATACATTGACAATTCCAATGACTCTCAATTTCCGCCATCATTCAGCATTAAAACTACTTCAAATTTGTTTAAAGTAAACAGGTTCTGGATGTATCTTTCAGCATTAAACCTGGATCTTAACGTAGCAGGAACTCTGACCGTAACCGGAAAACTAAGCGGAGTAACCAAATTTACCCAAACAAAAACTACAGGCTTCGTAACAAGCTTAGGAAGTACAAACGGATATACCCTGATTGATCTTACCAACTTAAATGGTCAAAATTATTCCAACATTGTGATTGACGAACTACAGATCACAGCGGGCGGAGCCTTCCGATATGTAGCATTAGATGCTTTTACTTGGGTAAAAGACAGCAACATTGTACTGGGTACTTCTGAAGCTAAAAGCACTCAAAAAAACCTGACTATTTATCCTAATCCAACCAACGGGCCTCTTTCCATTGCGACAGAGAAAGCGAGTGAAGCCAAAATCTACAGTGTAGATGGTAAAATGCTGAAAACAATACAAACCCAGAGAGGAAATAATGAAATCAATATTTCAGACCTTCCAAAAGGAGTTTATATTATCAAAACAGCCACAGAATCAACGAAAGTAATTAAAAATTAG
- a CDS encoding Coq4 family protein, translated as MKKIRVQFLLFVYDKTQKLYRKYFKKKKRQWQFNEKQLLEFQEDSLGRKLGEFYRKHGFSMIPKMENHDVHHLITGCGTNFEDEIAMQYFLLGNGKLNAHLLAAIVLGTVILPEYAKIYIKAYKKGQNMRAFHHWDFEGLLSQKYEHVMDFIQQKETIVLH; from the coding sequence ATGAAAAAAATACGCGTTCAGTTTCTGCTTTTTGTGTACGATAAAACTCAGAAATTATACAGAAAATACTTTAAAAAGAAAAAAAGACAATGGCAGTTCAATGAAAAACAGCTGCTGGAATTTCAGGAAGACTCTCTCGGGAGAAAGCTGGGAGAATTCTACAGAAAGCATGGGTTTTCAATGATCCCTAAAATGGAAAACCATGATGTTCACCATCTGATCACCGGTTGTGGAACCAACTTTGAGGATGAAATCGCCATGCAGTACTTTCTTTTAGGAAACGGTAAGCTCAATGCACATCTTTTGGCAGCAATCGTTTTAGGAACGGTTATTCTACCTGAATATGCGAAAATTTATATCAAAGCCTATAAAAAGGGACAGAACATGAGAGCTTTCCATCATTGGGATTTTGAAGGGCTGCTGAGCCAGAAGTATGAACATGTAATGGACTTTATTCAGCAGAAAGAAACTATTGTTCTTCATTAA
- a CDS encoding enoyl-CoA hydratase/isomerase family protein, translated as MSEFVASEIKNNIAEISFGTPKSNSLPGAILEKLAETILEEGAKDEVKAILVKSAGEKAFCAGASFDELLAIEELEASTQFFGGFAKVLNAMRNCGKIVVVRVQGKTTGGGVGIACGADYCFATKDSALALTEINLGIGPFVIGPYVERKIGKSQFSAMAIDADFRSAEWAEQHNVYHSVSDSIQEMDEKLEKFLQTLASRSSDALALIKKVSWEGTDHFNELMPARIHMSASLILEDSAKKNIESIKEKLRAK; from the coding sequence ATGAGCGAATTTGTAGCATCAGAAATTAAAAATAATATTGCCGAGATCAGTTTCGGAACACCCAAAAGTAATTCTCTTCCGGGAGCAATTTTAGAAAAACTGGCAGAAACAATTCTTGAAGAAGGAGCAAAAGATGAAGTGAAAGCTATTTTAGTAAAAAGTGCAGGTGAAAAAGCTTTCTGTGCAGGCGCGAGCTTTGATGAGCTTTTAGCGATTGAAGAACTGGAAGCTTCCACACAATTCTTTGGTGGTTTTGCAAAAGTCTTAAATGCTATGAGAAATTGTGGAAAAATCGTAGTAGTGAGAGTTCAGGGAAAAACTACCGGTGGAGGAGTAGGAATTGCTTGTGGAGCAGATTATTGTTTTGCAACAAAAGATTCAGCTTTAGCACTTACTGAGATCAATCTTGGAATAGGACCATTTGTAATAGGACCTTATGTAGAAAGAAAAATAGGGAAATCACAATTCTCAGCTATGGCAATTGATGCGGATTTCAGATCTGCTGAATGGGCTGAGCAGCATAATGTCTACCATTCTGTGTCTGACTCTATTCAGGAAATGGATGAGAAACTGGAGAAGTTTTTGCAGACTTTAGCATCAAGAAGCAGTGATGCTTTGGCATTGATTAAAAAAGTTTCATGGGAAGGTACAGATCATTTCAATGAATTGATGCCGGCTAGAATTCATATGAGTGCAAGTCTTATCCTGGAAGATTCAGCTAAGAAAAATATTGAGTCTATTAAAGAAAAGTTGAGAGCGAAATAA
- a CDS encoding CPBP family intramembrane glutamic endopeptidase, whose translation MIGIIIELIISWLLLKFIAKKDLSVLGFKPNPTRLIQWSIGFLLAMAICSLYHIMTTAFINNSWILNKHFTFSAALMSIWWVLKSVLFEELLFRGALLYLAIEKWGNTKACLLSAVCFGVYHWFSYNAFGNPFQMGIIFVMTAIFGWMLAVSFAKTKSLYLPIGLHLGWNLFNIVIFSNGPLGKQFFMKANESHLEGIPSLVVFLFQIFALPLLMYGYFKLKKTL comes from the coding sequence ATGATTGGAATTATCATTGAGCTTATCATTTCCTGGCTTCTCCTGAAGTTTATAGCAAAAAAGGATCTTTCTGTTTTAGGATTTAAGCCTAACCCAACTAGATTGATTCAGTGGAGTATTGGTTTTCTTTTGGCTATGGCGATTTGCAGTCTTTACCACATTATGACAACAGCATTTATCAATAACAGCTGGATTCTGAATAAGCACTTCACATTTTCTGCAGCGTTAATGAGCATATGGTGGGTTCTAAAGTCTGTATTGTTTGAAGAATTATTATTCAGAGGAGCTTTACTTTATCTTGCAATTGAAAAATGGGGAAATACCAAAGCCTGTCTTTTATCAGCTGTCTGCTTCGGAGTCTACCACTGGTTTTCTTATAATGCCTTCGGAAATCCTTTTCAGATGGGAATTATTTTTGTGATGACCGCCATCTTTGGGTGGATGCTTGCCGTTTCTTTTGCTAAGACCAAATCTCTGTACCTTCCTATAGGTCTACATCTGGGCTGGAATTTGTTTAATATTGTCATATTTTCAAATGGACCACTAGGCAAACAGTTCTTTATGAAAGCTAATGAAAGCCATCTTGAAGGAATTCCGTCACTGGTTGTTTTTTTGTTTCAGATATTTGCTTTGCCTCTTTTAATGTATGGATATTTTAAGCTTAAAAAGACATTATAA